Proteins from a genomic interval of Salmo salar chromosome ssa14, Ssal_v3.1, whole genome shotgun sequence:
- the ackr4a gene encoding atypical chemokine receptor 4, with the protein MSQSSQKHSGGYGPVATAHCSRGDKQRRYRYSSSMDLTEEDDYDYHNNLTLNYSYEDYHTVCEKADVRSFAGLFLPVVYGACVVVGLAGNSLVLAVYAYHTRLRRTMTEAFLAHLAVADLLLLLTLPFWAADAALGWELGLPLCKLVSACYAINFTCCMLLLACVSMDRYLASVRAEGRNQGRLGRVFTRAHCGKVCLGVWAVAFLLGLPDLLFSRVRETPGRRVCMTVYPPSLAREVKACLEVVEVLLGFLVPLLVMMWCYAGVGRVLRRLPEESRGRRRRAIRVLLVVVGLFVVTQLPYNAVKMCRAMDSVYTLVTHCGVSKALDRAAQVTESLALTHCCLNPLLYVFLGSSFRQYVLKAAKAFGERTKRRRGEQREDEGMEMSFNSHNTASQETSTFSI; encoded by the exons ATGAGTCAGAGTTCCCAAAAACACAGCGGAGGATACGGACCAGTAGCTACAGCTCACTGCAGTAGAGGAGACAAGCAGAGGCG atacagatattCCTCCAGTATGGATCTGACCGAAGAGGATGACTATGATTACCACAACAACCTCACCCTGAACTACAGCTACGAGGACTACCACACCGTGTGTGAGAAGGCTGACGTGCGCTCCTTCGCTGGCCTCTTCCTCCCTGTGGTGTACGGAGCCTGTGTGGTGGTAGGGCTAGCCGGTAACTCCTTGGTGCTAGCTGTGTACGCCTACCACACACGTCTGAGAAGAACCATGACGGAAGCCTTCCTAGCCCACTTGGCCGTAGccgacctcctcctcctcctcaccctgcCCTTCTGGGCTGCAGACGCGGCGCTGGGCTGGGAGCTGGGCCTGCCTCTCTGTAAGCTGGTCTCGGCCTGCTACGCCATCAACTTCACCTGCTGCATGCTGCTGCTAGCCTGTGTTAGCATGGACCGCTACCTAGCATCTGTTAGAGCGGAGGGCAGGAACCAGGGAAGGCTGGGCAGGGTCTTCACCCGGGCGCACTGTGGGAAGGTCTGCCTAGGGGTGTGGGCTGTGGCTTTCCTCCTGGGTCTTCCCGATCTTCTGTTCTCCAGAGTAAGGGAGACCCCCGGGAGGAGGGTCTGCATGACCGTCTACCCGCCCAGTCTGGCCCGGGAGGTCAAGGCCTGCCTGGAGGTGGTTGAGGTCTTACTGGGGTTCCTGGTTCCTCTCCTGGTTATGATGTGGTGCTACGCCGGCGTGGGGCGTGTGCTGAGGCGGCTGCCCGAGGAGAGCAGGGGCAGGAGGCGGAGAGCTATCCGGGTGTTGCTGGTCGTGGTGGGGTTGTTCGTGGTCACCCAGTTGCCCTATAACGCGGTGAAGATGTGTCGGGCGATGGACTCGGTCTACACACTGGTGACCCACTGTGGTGTGAGTAAGGCCCTGGACCGGGCGGCGCAGGTCACTGAGAGCCTGGCTCTGACCCACTGCTGTCTCAACCCACTACTCTATGTCTTCCTAGGGTCTTCCTTCAGACAATATGTGCTGAAAGCAGCCAAGGCATTTGGAGAAAGGACGAAGAGGAGaaggggggagcagagagaggacgaAGGAATGGAGATGTCCTTCAACTCTCACAACACTGCCTCTCAGGAAACCAGCACCTTCtccatatga
- the e2f5 gene encoding transcription factor E2F5: MAESMRSSLPNGGAASSRHEKSLGLLTIKFVTLLQEAKDGVLDLKVAADSLAVRQKRRIYDITNVLEGVGLIEKKTKNIIQWRGENLGCQTAEVLEQVEVLTAQLCELEEQEKELDSQKAWLEQSIKHMNDDPIASRYMYVTHEDICDAFSGDTLLAVVAPSGTQLEVPVPETGQRGQKRYQVNLRSTSAPIQVMLINKESGSSRPVVFSVPPPEDLSSMPTPPTTPADLQRFPLPSDSAHFPSPVTHHISEHKMAPLRRHDEDLTPSSTPPDIHMECHPQATTGLAMQQLVGTPTGVQQQGVLGGHLGQDLQSMLDVGSLLKLTNTGDHMKEEREGVADLIDELMSSDVFPLLRLSPNAGVDYNFNLDDNEGVCDLFDVQILNY; encoded by the exons ATGGCTGAGTCTATGCGCTCGAGCCTGCCGAACGGCGGAGCCGCATCGAGTCGACACGAGAAAAGTTTGGGGCTCCTCACAATCAAGTTCGTGACTTTACTCCAAGAGGCGAAGGACGGCGTACTTGACCTGAAAGTG GCTGCAGACAGCTTGGCCGTGAGACAGAAGAGGAGGATCTATGACATCACCAACGTGCTGGAGGGAGTGGGCCTCATCGAGAAGAAAACCAAGAACATAATTCAGTGGAG AGGGGAGAACCTGGGCTGCCAGACAGCGGAGGTGCTGGAGCAGGTGGAGGTGCTGACAGCTCAGCTGTGTGAgctggaggagcaggagaaggagcTTGACAGCCAGAAGGCCTGGCTGGAGCAGAGCATCAAACACATGAACGATGACCCTATCGCCAGCAG GTATATGTATGTGACCCACGAGGACATCTGTGATGCGTTCAGTGGGGACACTCTTCTGGCGGTGGTCGCTCCCTCAGGAACACAACTGGAGGTACCGGTGCCTGAAACG GGTCAGAGAGGCCAGAAGAGGTACCAGGTGAATCTAAGGAGCACGTCAGCTCCGATCCAGGTGATGCTCATCAACAAAGAGTCTGGTTCCTCCAGACCTGTTGTGTTCTCTGTGCCTCCCCCAGAGGACCTGTCTTCCATGCCTACCCCACCCACCACCCCTGCGGACCTGCAGAGGTTCCCCCTGCCCTCTGACTCAGCCCATTTCCCCAGCCCTGTGACACACCACATCTCTGAACACAAGATGGCGCCACTGCGGAGGCACGATGAGGATCTTacaccctcctccaccccaccAGACATACACATGG AATGCCACCCCCAGGCGACTACTGGTCTAGCGATGCAGCAGTTGGTCGGCACGCCAACAGGTGTCCAGCAGCAAGGGGTTCTGGGAGGACACTTGGGCCAGGACCTCCAGTCCATGCTGGACGTGGGCAGCCTTCTGAAATTAACCAACACAGGAGACCAcatgaaggaagagagagagg GTGTGGCTGACCTAATAGATGAGCTGATGTCTTCTGATG TGTTCCCTCTGCTGCGACTGTCTCCCAATGCAGGGGTGGACTACAACTTCAACCTGGATGACAATGAGGGAGTCTGTGATCTGTTTGACGTCCAGATCCTCAATTACTGA